One genomic segment of Methanothermococcus okinawensis IH1 includes these proteins:
- a CDS encoding selenouridine synthase SelU-like subunit, with amino-acid sequence MIIFGLLGKTGCGKTEILQKLKQYHPVVDIEECGNTRGSVLGDLYHLKQHSQEKFEKLLKKQHKKAEKKGYCIVEFEGRKIGGTEKLSVPEPYSDLKNYNYNILIECPYECQIQRLLTYYVPKNSEEKEILISKFKMLKTIFKKPERVKIIGDIIKLIEEDDYYNAAILIEEKLYRESYMRSIKKVKPDLVVYNEDLDKSVEIINDFINKKLKENNIIK; translated from the coding sequence ATGATAATTTTTGGATTACTTGGTAAAACAGGATGCGGAAAAACGGAAATTTTGCAAAAGTTAAAGCAATATCATCCTGTTGTAGATATTGAAGAGTGTGGAAATACAAGGGGAAGCGTATTAGGTGATTTATACCATCTAAAACAGCACTCCCAGGAAAAATTTGAAAAACTATTAAAGAAACAGCATAAAAAAGCGGAAAAAAAGGGCTACTGTATCGTAGAATTTGAAGGGAGAAAAATAGGAGGAACTGAAAAATTAAGTGTTCCTGAACCATATTCCGACCTGAAAAATTATAATTACAATATATTGATAGAATGCCCCTATGAATGCCAAATACAGCGACTTTTAACATATTATGTTCCAAAAAACAGTGAAGAAAAGGAAATACTCATTTCAAAGTTTAAAATGCTTAAAACAATATTTAAAAAACCTGAAAGAGTGAAAATCATAGGCGATATAATAAAATTAATTGAAGAGGACGATTATTATAATGCTGCAATCCTTATTGAGGAAAAATTATACCGAGAATCTTATATGCGTTCTATAAAAAAGGTTAAACCTGATTTAGTAGTTTATAATGAAGACCTTGATAAATCCGTTGAAATAATAAACGATTTTATAAATAAGAAATTAAAGGAGAACAATATTATCAAATAA
- a CDS encoding selenouridine synthase SelU-like subunit, translating into MDEEILSRLLTFKNNVILAIRLKDGKKMITDGKKILAGKISGELASFILNYSKDIEAPTVVEHEDELLYFEPIDIKKYLNSIGKELIDELITISELEEMDKDNIIIVDARAPREYAQQTIPNAINIPLFLDDEHELIGKTYKKEGKDKAIKLASDIIGEGIKRITKTAVNLDRNKTIVVFCARGGMRSQAIATILKLMGFKVKRLIGGFKSYRANK; encoded by the coding sequence ATGGATGAAGAAATACTTTCAAGACTATTAACATTTAAAAATAATGTAATATTGGCAATACGATTAAAAGATGGAAAAAAAATGATAACCGATGGAAAAAAAATACTCGCTGGAAAAATAAGTGGTGAGCTCGCATCATTTATTTTGAATTATTCAAAAGATATTGAAGCACCAACTGTTGTAGAACATGAAGATGAGCTCCTATATTTTGAACCTATCGATATTAAAAAATATTTGAATTCCATAGGAAAAGAGCTTATAGATGAACTTATAACAATTTCAGAACTTGAAGAGATGGATAAAGATAATATTATAATTGTAGATGCAAGAGCTCCGAGGGAGTATGCCCAACAAACAATACCAAATGCTATAAATATCCCCTTATTTTTAGACGATGAACACGAATTAATAGGAAAAACTTACAAAAAAGAAGGAAAAGATAAAGCCATAAAACTTGCATCGGATATTATTGGAGAAGGAATAAAAAGAATAACTAAAACAGCAGTTAATCTTGATAGGAACAAGACAATTGTTGTATTCTGTGCAAGGGGCGGTATGAGAAGTCAAGCCATTGCCACAATCTTAAAATTAATGGGTTTTAAAGTAAAAAGATTGATTGGTGGATTTAAAAGTTATAGGGCAAATAAATAA
- a CDS encoding L-threonylcarbamoyladenylate synthase, which produces MKILKLNELNELKENNMENEKTKKEIEKIKKMILEGKIIICGTDTLYGLCANVLDENAVKKVYKLKKRDLNKPISIFLKDKEDIEKYAYVNEISKKIIDKFLPGALTIILKKKDTIPNIVSKDYIGIRIPDSEIIRELSIVPLTATSANLSGEKPPTSVKEISDELRKNVDLIIDTGVCKYKTPSTIIKILNDNIELIREGAIPFDKIKKLGNVIFLFICPITFKSTNQSFYFKTH; this is translated from the coding sequence ATGAAGATACTAAAATTAAATGAATTAAATGAATTGAAAGAAAATAATATGGAAAATGAAAAAACAAAAAAAGAGATAGAGAAAATTAAAAAAATGATATTGGAAGGAAAAATAATTATTTGCGGAACAGATACTCTTTACGGACTGTGTGCAAATGTACTGGACGAAAATGCAGTTAAAAAGGTTTATAAACTGAAAAAAAGGGATTTAAATAAACCAATTTCAATATTTTTAAAGGATAAGGAAGATATTGAAAAATATGCCTATGTAAATGAAATCTCCAAAAAAATAATCGATAAATTTTTACCCGGAGCTCTGACTATAATATTAAAGAAAAAGGATACAATACCAAATATCGTTTCAAAGGATTATATTGGAATAAGGATTCCAGATAGCGAAATAATTAGGGAATTGTCGATAGTTCCATTAACTGCAACCAGTGCAAATTTAAGTGGAGAAAAACCACCAACCTCTGTTAAGGAGATAAGTGATGAATTAAGGAAAAATGTGGATTTAATAATTGATACTGGCGTATGTAAATATAAAACCCCATCTACAATAATTAAGATATTAAATGATAATATAGAGCTCATACGAGAAGGGGCAATACCTTTTGATAAAATTAAAAAATTAGGTAATGTCATATTTTTATTTATTTGCCCTATAACTTTTAAATCCACCAATCAATCTTTTTACTTTAAAACCCATTAA
- a CDS encoding MTAP family purine nucleoside phosphorylase encodes MIGIIGGTGVSSILNKGEEKIINTKYGKSKVLIDNENDIVLLFRHGLKHNTPPHRINYRANIYALKELGVDRILAINSVGSLKEHIKPGTFFVPNDFIEFTKMRECTFYDGEDGVVVHIDVSEPYCPEMTYILKDVLNKRSYEYSEGVYVCTEGPRFETKAEINFYKTVGDVVGMTGYPEVILARELGMCYASLCSVSNYCTGISKHKLTVSEVFDTIKEMEEKILKIVEDIMHCNYEKTCACSDALKDAVIK; translated from the coding sequence TTGATAGGGATAATCGGAGGAACTGGGGTATCATCCATACTAAATAAAGGTGAAGAGAAAATAATAAACACAAAATACGGAAAATCGAAGGTTTTAATAGATAATGAAAATGATATAGTTTTACTTTTTAGGCATGGATTAAAACATAACACCCCACCACACAGGATAAATTATAGAGCTAACATATATGCATTAAAGGAGCTCGGTGTTGATAGAATTTTGGCAATAAATTCTGTTGGTTCATTGAAGGAGCATATAAAACCAGGAACATTTTTTGTTCCAAACGATTTTATAGAATTTACAAAGATGAGGGAATGCACATTTTACGACGGAGAGGATGGCGTGGTGGTTCATATAGATGTTTCAGAACCTTATTGTCCAGAAATGACTTATATTTTAAAAGATGTACTAAACAAAAGAAGCTATGAATACAGTGAAGGAGTTTATGTATGCACAGAAGGACCGAGGTTTGAAACAAAGGCAGAAATAAACTTTTATAAAACTGTTGGAGATGTTGTTGGGATGACGGGATACCCAGAGGTTATTCTTGCAAGGGAGCTCGGAATGTGTTATGCCTCATTATGTTCAGTATCGAATTACTGCACAGGCATATCCAAGCACAAACTAACAGTTAGTGAGGTTTTTGATACAATAAAGGAAATGGAAGAGAAAATTTTAAAAATAGTTGAGGATATTATGCACTGCAATTATGAAAAAACCTGTGCTTGTAGTGATGCTTTAAAAGACGCCGTAATCAAGTGA
- the ribK gene encoding CTP-dependent riboflavin kinase has protein sequence MLNKLFGRVMSGKGEGRYYMSLLPYKEKFKDILGYEPYEGTLNIKLNKAIDLNRFNPLEIDDFRYENNKYYGVKLIPVKICTKDFCVKGAIVYPKKTEHSNNIIEIIAPIKLRKYLFLKNNDIVMIILNGEKK, from the coding sequence ATGTTAAATAAATTATTTGGTCGTGTAATGTCTGGAAAAGGCGAAGGAAGATATTACATGTCATTATTGCCATACAAAGAAAAATTTAAAGATATCCTTGGATATGAACCTTATGAAGGCACATTAAATATTAAGCTAAATAAGGCAATTGACTTAAATCGTTTTAATCCGTTGGAAATTGACGATTTTCGTTATGAAAATAATAAATACTATGGAGTTAAATTAATACCTGTGAAAATATGCACAAAAGATTTTTGTGTAAAAGGTGCTATTGTATATCCAAAAAAAACCGAACATTCAAATAATATAATAGAAATAATAGCGCCCATTAAATTGAGAAAGTATTTATTTTTAAAAAATAATGATATTGTTATGATTATATTAAACGGTGAAAAAAAATGA